TAAGGGAGCCGGACTCGTTCCGGCTCTTTTTATTAGCATGTCCGTATAGAAATTATCCGGACTTTTTCACTTTTTAATAATAACCGCAAATTCAGATTAAAAAACTGGAGAAACTAATGCCAGGTCAACTTCTATCTAAAATCGATTCATTGAAAGATGATGCTCTTGAACTCCACACAAAATTGGTTTCAATTCCTGCAATAGGCCCTACAAACAACGGAAAAGGAGAAAAGGATAAAGCTGATTATCTCACCTCCTATCTCAAAGAGCACGGTTTTGACGAAGTTAAATCTTACAATTCCCCTGACGACAGGGTCGAATGCGGCTACAGGCCGAATCTTGTAACGATTATTCCCGGGCAGAACCGCTCCAAAACACTCTGGATTATTTCGCACATGGACGTTGTTCCAGTCGGTGACTTAAGTCTTTGGAACACTGATCCGTTTACACTTACTCAGGACGGAGATGCAATATACGGACGCGGAACTGAAGATAACCATCAAGGTTTAGTAAGCTCCATAATTGCTGCACGCGCTTTAAAAGAATGCGGAGTCACTCCAGGGTGCAACGTCGGTTTAATCTTTGTTTCAGATGAAGAAACAGGAAGCACACACGGTCTTGATTTCATGCTTAAAGAACATGAAAATTTGTTTAACAAAAAAGATCTTTTCCTCGTTCCTGACTTCGGAGAACCTGATTCAAGCATGGTCGAAGTTTCAGAAAAAAGTACATTATGGCTGAAAATTACCGTAGAAGGTAAGCAGTGCCACGCATCTACACCTGAATATGGTGTAAACTCACTTGTTGCCGCAGCTGCAATGATTGTTGAAATTCCCGAACTTCATTTCCAGTTTGATGATCAGGATGAACTTTTTTCACCTCCATTTTCCACTTTCACCCCTACAAAAAAAGAAGCAAACGTAGAAAATGTTAACACGATGCCTGGAAAAGACATTTTCTATATCGATTGCAGAGTACTACCTACATACGACTTGAAAGATATTATCGAGCAAGTTGAAGGGATGGGTAATTATATTGCAGAAGAATTCGGAGTGAAAGTCACTGTTGAAACCGTTAACAGGCATCAAGCTGTACCACAGACTCCGGTCGACGCTGAAATTGTAGAAAAAACTATATTCGCAATCAAGGAAGTATATGGAGTCGATGCTGCTCCTCGCGGTATTGGCGGCGGAACGGTTGCTGCACATTTACGTGAACGCGGTTATCAGGCTGTAGTATGGTCAACCCTCCTAAATCAGGCACATCAGCCTAATGAAAAAGGATCTCTGGCCAACACCATCGGCGATGCAAAAGTTATGGCTCTCCTCCCCTTTTAATTGCATTAAGCAGTAGAAAAACAGAATGATTAGAAAACAGCCCACACCGGATGTATTCGACCTTATAGTCGCAGGAGCCGGTCATGCCGGTTGTGAAGCAGCCATGGCAGCTTCCACTCTTGGCCTCAAAACTCTTTTGCTCACTATCAACGTTGATAGAATCGGGCATTTATCCTGCAATCCGGCTATAGGCGGACTTGCGAAAGGGCATATGGTCAAAGAGATCGATGCCCTCGGCGGATACATGGGACTATGGTCTGATAAAGCTGGTATTCAATTTCGCACACTGAACACACGCAAAGGTCCGGCTGTTAGAGCCAGCCGCGCCCAAATGGACCGCAATGAATACATGCGGGTTGTTCAAAAAGATATTTTTGCACAAGAAAACTTATGGGTTAGACAAGATACAGCTGAAACCTTAATTATCGAAGATGGCAAGGCCAGCGGAGTCGTGACTAAAATCGGCGAAAGATTTAAATCAAAAGCTGTGTTGCTGACCACCGGAACTTTTTTGCAGGGACTTATTCACATAGGTCTTGAACATTTCAGCGGCGGAAGAATGGGTGATCCTGCCGCCGAAGGCATGTCCGCATCGCTTAGAAAGGCAGGTTTAACTCTTGGCCGGCTCAAAACAGGAACGACACCAAGACTGCTTAAGGATTCAATCGACTTTGACAAACTTGAAGTTCAATACGGAGATAACCCGCCGCTTCCATTCAGTTTCAGAACAGACAAGATCAATCTTGATCAGGTTCCCTGTCACATAACTTACACTAACGAGCAGACTCACGAAGCTATTCGCAGCGGTTTTGAAAGATCTCCCATGTTTACCGGAGTAATCAAAGGAACAGGAGCTCGTTACTGCCCTTCAATTGAAGATAAGGTTGCCAGATTTCCAGAAAAAGGAAGACATCAGATTTTCCTTGAACCGGAAGGACTTGAAAGTCCGGAAATTTATCCAAGCGGTATTCCAACCAGCTTGCCTTTGGATATACAAAAAAGAATGATTAATTCTATTGTAGGTCTTGAGCAGGCTCAAATTGTCAGACCCGGTTACGCAATTGAATACGATTTTGTCCCTCCTACACAACTGCTCCCTACGCTTGAAACAAAAACTCTTCCCGGACTGTTTCTAGCCGGTCAGATCAATGGAACATCCGGCTATGAAGAAGCTGCGGCTCAGGGAATTTGGGCTGCCATCAACGCATTTTGTTCACTGACAGACCGTCCTCCTTTCGTGCTTTCACGCGATCAAGCCTACATTGCAGTACTTATTGATGATCTTGTCACAAAAGGTACTCAAGAGCCATACCGTATGTTCACCTCCCGTGCTGAATATAGACTTCTCCTTAGAGAAGGGAATGCTGACCAAAGACTTACCGCAATCGGCAGAGAACTTGGACTTGTTGGCGATGCACAATGGGAAATGTACAGTTCTAAAAAGAAAGGTCTTGACGATGCCATAAAAGGCTTAAACTCTATCCGCATAAAACCGGATACTGCAACATGCGAGATAATTAATAAGATCGGCGGCACCGCTCCCGGAAAATCAGTCCCCCTCGCAACATTACTTCGTCAGCCGGAACTAACTATTCATGACATAACAGAACTTTGGCCTGCTATAGAGAACTTCTCTGAGGAAATTCTTCTCGAAGCTGAAACACAGGTAAAATATGAAGGTTACCTTGTCAGACAGCAGGAGCTTGTTGATAAATTTCGCAAGAAAGAATCAATAACCATACCAAATGACATAAATTATTCTGAAGTTGCAGGACTTACAAGAGAAGGTGTTGAAAAACTAACTGAAGTTCGTCCTTTAACACTTGGTCAAGCCAGTAGAATTTCAGGAATAACTCCTGCAGCTATCTCTTCTATAGAAATTCACCTGAAAAAAATTGGAGCAATATAAAAGAGATTCAATCTTATACAGCCGGAAAAGGTGTTCCTGCCACTTTTCAAATGTTTTAAAAAAAAGTATAAGTGATATATATCTCTAATCATCTTTAATCCAAAGGCCGAGAATGCAAGCCGCAGTCGATCAGGAATATCTATACAAAGTTCTTCGTGGGTTCGGAGAAACAGGTCTTCCGCAACAGACAATCAACATGCTCCTCTTTGTGGGACTTTGCATGGCTGTTCTTGCCGGAGCAGTTCTTTGGTATAATAATCAACAACTGAAAAAAAGACTCAATCCCGTTCCTCCAAACTGGTTAACTGGTCAAGAAAAAATATTCAAAGTTTTTGAGACAGCACTGGTATACCGTTCTAAAATTGAACTAAGCTTTCATTCAAAATCAGAAAAAAGACAGACAATTCCATGTGCAATTGCTGATATTACGGATAAAATTCTGTTGGAAATGCCAAGTCGGGATGGAATCGGTAAATCATGGATAGGACGTCAAGTCGACGGTTTTTTTCATATTCCTACGAAACAAGCCGGTTTGGTTATTTTTTATAGATTTACTTCGGTTATTACCGACATTGATTCAAAAGGTTCGTCCTACACGTATATCCACCTTGGATATCCCGAATTTCTTGAACAGACTCAAAAGAGAGAATTTTTAAGAGTCTCCCCTCCTTCTAGATTTTATGACTATGTAAATATTATCCCCGACTCTACTCAAGGCATGAAGGCCGGACTTAAATTTATTACTACAAATGGTGAATACTCCCCCGGATATATGGGAGGAAAAGACTCCAGCACCAATCTTATAGATATTTCTGGCGGCGGTGTATCTATAGAGATTACTCACATGAGTTCCAAAAGAGCTATCAGCCTTAAGTTAGCAAAAGGACAAAGCTTTCTTTTACTTTTAGGAGTTGTAGACACCGGCAACAAAGGAATAATCCGTTACTTATTCACAACACGAATACGCCGTATTTTCATTGATCCTACTCAAGGCAAAGCTCAGGTTGGTCTTTCATTTGAAAATCAGTTTCTCGGGTTTGATGAAATAACTCAAAAACCAAAATGGGCCACGCTTAAAAATAAAGGCAGCACCGAGATGGATGACTGGACTTACAATCTTTATCTAGAGCTATATAGAGAAGGTAATGAATAATTGTAACAATTGCATATGATTGTTGACATAAACCCCACATAATAATTAGTTAAAGGAAGAAATACTTTTTAAAAACTTTAACTCTGTTTTTTAAACTGCAAACAGGAGAATTCACTTGGACGACGGTTCTGAGGGTCGATTATGGGCCAAATTAATTAATATCTTTAGAAAAGCAGACTCACCTCTAGAAGAACATATTCTTGAAGCTCGAGAAGAAGGCGAAATAAAAAGCGAAGTTGTTTCGATGCTACTCAATGTTCTTGAACTCAAAGATACAACTGCAAGTGAAATCATGATTCCCCGCACTGATATAATCGGCGCTGAAATTGGTGGAGGTCTCACTGAAGTTGCTGAGCAGATAATTGAGCACTGTCATTCCAGAATTCCTGTATATATGGACTCCAAAGATCATATTATCGGGATTGTTCACGCCAAAGACATTATTGCCCCGCTTTTAGCTTGCAAAAGAGATGAGTCACTGGAAAAGTTATTACGCGAACCATACATTGTTTCCGAAAATATCCAGATAAAAAATCTTCTTAAAGAATTTCAATCAGGCAGAGTTCACATGGCTATATTGCAGGACGAATATGGAGGTACATCCGGTCTTATAACGATGGAAGACATTCTGGAAGAAATTGTAGGTGATATCTCTGACGAGTATGACGCTGTGCGCCCCTCAGATTTTTATGAACGCGATGATGGAAGTTTCATGATTTCCGGCAGAGTTTCTTTATATGAAGTCTCTGAAAAATTGCATCTTGAACTGGATTCAGAACACGTGGACTCCATTGGAGGATATCTGTCGGAATTAATGGGCAGAATCCCTAATGTAGGAGAATTTCTTGATTTAGCCGGATACAAATTTACAGTCCATGAAAGTGATCCAAAGCAAATTATATCTATTCTTGTTGAACCTCCAAAAGGCGCTTAGATGTATCTTATTCTCCCAATTCTAATTGCTACGTTTTGTGCTGGAATAGGGTATGCGAACCCTGTTTTACATTTCCCTGTCGCCGCTTTAGGATTCCCGCTGGCTCTTGAATTAATTGCTTTTTCCAATTGTTCACCGCATGAAGCTCTTAAAAGAGGCTGGATTACAGGAACTTTCGCCTGCCTTGCCTGCCTTTACTGGCTTGCCTATCCTATAGGAGTTTTCGGCAACATTTCATGGTTCCTCGCAGTTCCATGCCCAATTCTTATGGCTATGGCAGTAGGTGCTTACTATGGATTTTACACATTCATATTAAACATTGCCTACCGCAAGCTACCTCCTCTATTTCTTTGTATTTTCAGTGCCGTTTTATGGTCAACTATGGAGCTTGCGCAGGGACACTTTTTTACAGGTTTCCCATGGATGACATTTTCATCAGCATTTTCATATTGGCCTGAATCAATTCAAGGCGCAGCTTTTGTCGGAGCTTACGGACTTTCAGGTCTGCTAATTTCCGTCACAACCGGAATATTAATATGGAATAAATCCCACTTTGCAAAAGTATGGTCCGTAGGGATTCTGGTACTTCTTATTATACTGGGGATTCTTAGAACCGATCCGGAAACATTCTCAACTCTTCACAGTACCGGGAATGCAACTATAGGAATTGTTCAAGGAAACATTAATCAAGGCTTAAAATGGGACGCTAAATACCAGATTGCCACTCTGAAGAAGTATATAAAACTAAGCAAAAGCCTATCTGCAAAAGCGGACCTAATTATCTGGCCTGAAACAGCTATGCCCTTCCAGATACAAGATCCAAGCGAATTGCGGACTACACTTGTTAATTTTACAAAAGAATCAAATACCCGCCTCTTAACAGGTGCTCCCGGCTATATTCTGCATCCTAAAACCAGATCTTTTTCATTATACAACAGAGCGTTCCTAATTGATCCGCACAAAACGACTTTTGACTGGTATGACAAATCACATCTTGTCCCATTCGGTGAGTACATACCCCTAAAAAAATATTTGCCTATTGATAAATTAGTTCAAGGCGTTGGTGATTTTATTCCAGGGAATGACGCCAGCCCTCTTCTAAGCAGAAACCTTGCTATGGGGATACTCATCTGCTATGAAGGAATCTTCCCTGAACTTGCTCAGGAAAGAGTTGAGAAAGGTGCAAACCTACTGATTAATATAAGCAATGACGCTTGGTACGGAAAAACTTCTGCACCGTATCAACATTTGGGGCTAGTATCTCTTAGAGCGGTAGAACAAGGGCGATACCTTATCAGGTGTACTAACACTGGAATTTCAGCGTGTATTGACCCGCTCGGCAACATTACTGACTCTACGAGTTTGTTTGTTAACGCAGCAGTACTGACAACTCCAAAACTGATCAAAGGAAAAACTTTTTTCAATGCAAACTATGAATTAATTACCTACGGACAGTTAGTCCTAACTTTTTTATTCATCATTTGGATTGCGATCACGCCAATCAACTCTACTAATAAAAAACGTAAAAGGATTATACAGTAAGACCATGCTTCAATTTTCTGATTTAAAATCTATGGCAGTAAACTGCAACAATAAATTCTCCAGCCTTTGGGGGAGACTTTGACCACGCTCAGAGTAAAGAGCGACTTGAAGAAATAGAGCACGACCTGAGCAGGCCTGGAGCTTGGGACAAACCTGATGATCTGACTCCTATTCTAAGAGAAAAAAGTATTCTCGAAGAAAAAGTATCTTCGTACGAAAATCTTTCCTCAACCCACAGTGATGTAGCAGAATGGATGACTCTTGCTAGTGAAGATCCTGATCAGGAAATTCTGGAAGCTTTGTCAGAAAATCTTATAAAACTTTCTAATTTAATCGAGCAGACGGAACTTTCCACTCTTCTATCTGCTCCTGAAGATAAAAGCACTGCTATATTGGAAATTCATCCTGGAGCCGGAGGAACTGAAGCTCAGGACTGGGCTGAAATGCTTCTTAGAATGTACATGCGCTGGTGCGAAAAAAGGAATTGGGAAGTCAGCTACCTTGATCTTCAGCCTGGAGACGAGGCAGGAATTAAAAGTGTAACTCTTCAGGTCAAAGGACTTTACGCGTACGGATTTCTCAAAGGGGAAGCCGGAATTCATCGCCTCATACGCATATCTCCTTATGACTCGTCCGGCAGAAGGCATACATCTTTCGCTTCAGTTGATGTATACCCTGAAATTTCTCACGATATTGAAATTGAAGTTAAAGACGAAGATATTCGTTTAGATGTTTTCCGTGCCAGCGGACCTGGCGGCCAGCATGTTAACAAAACGAACTCAGCTGTGCGCATTACACATCTGCCGACCAATATCGTTGTCCAATGTCAGAATGAAAAATCTCAGCTAAAAAACAAAGAAACTGCAATGAAAGTTTTAAAATCCCGCCTTTACGAGCAAGAGCTTAAAAGGCAGGAAGAAAGTAAAAAAGCTGACTATTCCACCAAGGATTCAATTGCTTGGGGAAGTCAAATTAAAACTTATACCATGCAACCTTATAGACTGGTTAAGGACCATCGTTGCGGTGCAGAAGACGGAAACGTTGAAGCTGTTCTAGACGGTGAACTTGATGATTTGGTCAGAAATTACCTGCTTCATGCATACGGCGGATAATATGAACGCTGAATATATCGCAGAAAACGAAGCTGAACTTTTAGAGGAACTTCTTTCAGTAAGAGAACGGTTCTGCAATGAGACCAATGTATGCTTTGGGAAAAACTGCCTGGACGGACTTGCCGTACTCAGATTTTGCCCCGGCATGACGCTTAATGCTTGGAAAATTCTTGCAGAAACTCATGATCTTAATGACTGGATGACAATTCCACTTGAAGAAAACAGTTTTCCGCACCTTAAGCACATCCAAAGTGTATTACAGACTCTTTCGTACAAAACGGAGCATGATCCGCTGACCGGCGTTTCAAATCGAAGAGCATTTGAAAAGACTTTAGATCAGGAAATTGAAAGGTCAAGCCGAGACAAGACTCCTGTGAGTTTGGCAATATTGGATCTTGATAACTTCAAAGCTGTTAATGATACTTACGGACACCTCAAGGGAGATGAAGTATTAATTGATCTGGCTGACATGATATCCAGCAACTCTCGCAGATATGATCTCGTAGCCAGAATTGGAGGCGAGGAATTTGCGATTATTCTTTCAGGAGCAGGGCAGCATAAAGCTGGACAGTTAGTTGAACGCTTACTCGAAAAAACAAGAAAACTAACTTTTAAAAAAACTAACAGCACAGAAACTTTTTCTGTGACCTGCTCGGTCGGGATAGCAACCTACAAAGGTTTAATGAATTTGAAAATGCATGAATTCATTGAAAAAGCAGATAAAGCTCTTTATGAGGCTAAAAAAACGGGTAAAGATCGCATTTGCACTGCAGATATTTTAGATTTTGAATCGGTGACCAAAGAAACTCTTGTCCATGCCGACGAAAAGAAATTCTTATTCACTGGAAAATAAAGGGATAGGACTAACATGATCAACGCCAATAAGACATTAAGCATGGCAATAATGAGTGGGAAAGGCGGAGTTGGAAAAACCAACCTATCTCTTAATATATCTTATGCTCTCAATGCCGGTGGAAACAGCCTCCTACTTATGGATTGCGATTTAGGTTTGGCAAATCTTGATGTTCTCTTAGGGATTTCTCCTGAAAGCAACATGCAGGATCTGCTTCACAGCGGTACAAAACCCTCAGATATTGTTATCCCTATTGAAAAAGACAAAAATTTTGATATTCTTCCAGCCGCTTCCGGAGTTCCTGAACTGGTTGAGATGGATGAGGATATGCAGGAAATACTTTTCGGCAAATTATCACAATTAGTAGGTCGGTATCAATATTTAGTTATGGATCTTGGAGCAGGAATAAACGGAACTGTTCTTTCTTTTGCTGCAATTACGCAGATGAGATTTATAGTGATAACACCTGAACCAACCTCTTTAACTGATAGTTATGCTCTGATTAAAGTTCTTCACACTCAACATAAAGTAAGTGATTTCAATGTTATAGTGAACCAAGTTACTAACGAAAAAGAAGCTAGAGAGACTTTTGACAGACTAAATATGGCCTGTGAAAAATTTCTTAATATTAAGTTGAAAAATATAGGCTTTGTGCGCTATGATCCTTCAGTAACTGAAGCAGTTAGGAGACAGATACCCTTTATCAAATATGCTCCGAAATCCGAAGCAAGCCGTGATATTTTAAATATCGCTGTCAAGATCCAAAAGATCAGGATGGAGAATATGGGTAAATTAGGTGACAGGCCAGTTATTAAAAAATTCCCGGCTCTATCAGCCTAATAAATGACTTGACGAAAAGGACAACTTTTCGGCATAGTTGTGATAATATTTTTTTTAAACTGCTTGTCACACTCAACACGACTTGGGAGAGGACAATGAACAAAAGTGAATTGATCAAGAATCTAGCTGAAGAAAAAGGACTCCATGTAGACGAGTCCTCCGAAATTGTTGATGCATTTGTTGATGCTATCAAAGAAGCTCTAGTCCGTGGCGACAGAGTTGAAATTAGAGGCTTCGGAAGCTTCAAAATGAAAGAATATCAAGGCTATACCGGTAGAAATCCTAAAACCGGTTCTGTTGTAAGCGTTACACCTAAAAAATTACCGTTCTTCCGTCCAGGTAAAGAGCTTAAAGAATTTTTAAACGGATAATGCGCCCATACATATTTGTACTTTTCATCCTTGCCAGTATCGGGTTTCCTTTTCAAGCTCATGCTGGCAAGGATGCAGTATTGTCTATTGCATACACTGCCAACACTTTCGGGACAGTTAATCCCTGTCCGTCATGAGGCGGGAAAACACTTGGTGGACTGGCCCGGCGGGCTGGTTATTTTCAAGATCTTCGAGACTCTAAGAGTCCCGAAAGTTTTCTTATTGGTGGTGCCTTCGAATTTTTACCGACATCCGGAGTTGCTATCCCAAAGAATAAACGGGATGCTCTCTCTAAATCTTTCCAATTCATGAATTATGATTTGGGTATCCTCAGTCCAGCTGAGGTTGATTTGTTGCAGGAATCACCAAGTGGTATTCCCAAAAACTGGATTAACAGTAAAAAAACTTCTGCAAAAATTTTAACATTAACTAACGGTAAAAAAGCCGGATTCATAATATTGCCTTACCTTGAAAAAGGATCTAATGAATTACCGAGTGAATTACTTACTGAATTAACAGCAGTTTTTAAGAAATACAAAAGTAAAACTGATATCCTTATCGGAATTAGCCCATGGGGATATTTTAGAGAAAAAACACTTCTTTCTTCACCGATTTATGCAGCGTTCCCTCTCGACATTCTTCTTGGAAGCGGAGATGGACCTGGTATGACCGGAACTGTTAGTAATAATGGTAAAACATTATGGGTCCGCAGCTACCCTACAGGAAAAGCTGTAAATAGAATTGATATCTTTCAATGGCCGTCTCGTGATGCTGATTTCAAGTGGACTTCTGGCCAGAATATTCGGTGGTTTCTACAAAGCCTACGCGATAACGTTCGTGAAGAACAAACTGTACTGAAGCTCATTGAAGGCATTTCGGACGATAAATAGGTGACCTTCAGGAGGCAACAATGATTTTCCAAGGAGCATATACTGCTCTGATTACTCCGTTCAAGAACGGGGCAATTGATCAGGATGCGTATCGTGAACTGATCGAATGGCAGATTGAACAAGGTATCGACGGTTTGGTTCCATGTGGAACCACCGGTGAAGCTGCAACGATGACTCACGAAGAACAAGGTGAGGTTATAAGAATCTGTGTTGAGCAGGCCAAAGGACGTGTCCCGGTCATAGCTGGCGCGGGTTCAAACAATACCAAAGAAGCTGTAAACCTTACAATTCTTGCCAAACAAGCAGGAGCTGATGCTACCCTCCAGATCACTCCGTATTACAA
This genomic interval from Desulfovibrio sp. UCD-KL4C contains the following:
- a CDS encoding M20 family metallo-hydrolase; translated protein: MPGQLLSKIDSLKDDALELHTKLVSIPAIGPTNNGKGEKDKADYLTSYLKEHGFDEVKSYNSPDDRVECGYRPNLVTIIPGQNRSKTLWIISHMDVVPVGDLSLWNTDPFTLTQDGDAIYGRGTEDNHQGLVSSIIAARALKECGVTPGCNVGLIFVSDEETGSTHGLDFMLKEHENLFNKKDLFLVPDFGEPDSSMVEVSEKSTLWLKITVEGKQCHASTPEYGVNSLVAAAAMIVEIPELHFQFDDQDELFSPPFSTFTPTKKEANVENVNTMPGKDIFYIDCRVLPTYDLKDIIEQVEGMGNYIAEEFGVKVTVETVNRHQAVPQTPVDAEIVEKTIFAIKEVYGVDAAPRGIGGGTVAAHLRERGYQAVVWSTLLNQAHQPNEKGSLANTIGDAKVMALLPF
- the mnmG gene encoding tRNA uridine-5-carboxymethylaminomethyl(34) synthesis enzyme MnmG, whose translation is MIRKQPTPDVFDLIVAGAGHAGCEAAMAASTLGLKTLLLTINVDRIGHLSCNPAIGGLAKGHMVKEIDALGGYMGLWSDKAGIQFRTLNTRKGPAVRASRAQMDRNEYMRVVQKDIFAQENLWVRQDTAETLIIEDGKASGVVTKIGERFKSKAVLLTTGTFLQGLIHIGLEHFSGGRMGDPAAEGMSASLRKAGLTLGRLKTGTTPRLLKDSIDFDKLEVQYGDNPPLPFSFRTDKINLDQVPCHITYTNEQTHEAIRSGFERSPMFTGVIKGTGARYCPSIEDKVARFPEKGRHQIFLEPEGLESPEIYPSGIPTSLPLDIQKRMINSIVGLEQAQIVRPGYAIEYDFVPPTQLLPTLETKTLPGLFLAGQINGTSGYEEAAAQGIWAAINAFCSLTDRPPFVLSRDQAYIAVLIDDLVTKGTQEPYRMFTSRAEYRLLLREGNADQRLTAIGRELGLVGDAQWEMYSSKKKGLDDAIKGLNSIRIKPDTATCEIINKIGGTAPGKSVPLATLLRQPELTIHDITELWPAIENFSEEILLEAETQVKYEGYLVRQQELVDKFRKKESITIPNDINYSEVAGLTREGVEKLTEVRPLTLGQASRISGITPAAISSIEIHLKKIGAI
- a CDS encoding hemolysin family protein — translated: MDDGSEGRLWAKLINIFRKADSPLEEHILEAREEGEIKSEVVSMLLNVLELKDTTASEIMIPRTDIIGAEIGGGLTEVAEQIIEHCHSRIPVYMDSKDHIIGIVHAKDIIAPLLACKRDESLEKLLREPYIVSENIQIKNLLKEFQSGRVHMAILQDEYGGTSGLITMEDILEEIVGDISDEYDAVRPSDFYERDDGSFMISGRVSLYEVSEKLHLELDSEHVDSIGGYLSELMGRIPNVGEFLDLAGYKFTVHESDPKQIISILVEPPKGA
- the lnt gene encoding apolipoprotein N-acyltransferase gives rise to the protein MYLILPILIATFCAGIGYANPVLHFPVAALGFPLALELIAFSNCSPHEALKRGWITGTFACLACLYWLAYPIGVFGNISWFLAVPCPILMAMAVGAYYGFYTFILNIAYRKLPPLFLCIFSAVLWSTMELAQGHFFTGFPWMTFSSAFSYWPESIQGAAFVGAYGLSGLLISVTTGILIWNKSHFAKVWSVGILVLLIILGILRTDPETFSTLHSTGNATIGIVQGNINQGLKWDAKYQIATLKKYIKLSKSLSAKADLIIWPETAMPFQIQDPSELRTTLVNFTKESNTRLLTGAPGYILHPKTRSFSLYNRAFLIDPHKTTFDWYDKSHLVPFGEYIPLKKYLPIDKLVQGVGDFIPGNDASPLLSRNLAMGILICYEGIFPELAQERVEKGANLLINISNDAWYGKTSAPYQHLGLVSLRAVEQGRYLIRCTNTGISACIDPLGNITDSTSLFVNAAVLTTPKLIKGKTFFNANYELITYGQLVLTFLFIIWIAITPINSTNKKRKRIIQ
- the prfB gene encoding peptide chain release factor 2 (programmed frameshift) — encoded protein: MLQFSDLKSMAVNCNNKFSSLWGRLDHAQSKERLEEIEHDLSRPGAWDKPDDLTPILREKSILEEKVSSYENLSSTHSDVAEWMTLASEDPDQEILEALSENLIKLSNLIEQTELSTLLSAPEDKSTAILEIHPGAGGTEAQDWAEMLLRMYMRWCEKRNWEVSYLDLQPGDEAGIKSVTLQVKGLYAYGFLKGEAGIHRLIRISPYDSSGRRHTSFASVDVYPEISHDIEIEVKDEDIRLDVFRASGPGGQHVNKTNSAVRITHLPTNIVVQCQNEKSQLKNKETAMKVLKSRLYEQELKRQEESKKADYSTKDSIAWGSQIKTYTMQPYRLVKDHRCGAEDGNVEAVLDGELDDLVRNYLLHAYGG
- a CDS encoding GGDEF domain-containing protein, with product MNAEYIAENEAELLEELLSVRERFCNETNVCFGKNCLDGLAVLRFCPGMTLNAWKILAETHDLNDWMTIPLEENSFPHLKHIQSVLQTLSYKTEHDPLTGVSNRRAFEKTLDQEIERSSRDKTPVSLAILDLDNFKAVNDTYGHLKGDEVLIDLADMISSNSRRYDLVARIGGEEFAIILSGAGQHKAGQLVERLLEKTRKLTFKKTNSTETFSVTCSVGIATYKGLMNLKMHEFIEKADKALYEAKKTGKDRICTADILDFESVTKETLVHADEKKFLFTGK
- a CDS encoding MinD/ParA family protein; this translates as MINANKTLSMAIMSGKGGVGKTNLSLNISYALNAGGNSLLLMDCDLGLANLDVLLGISPESNMQDLLHSGTKPSDIVIPIEKDKNFDILPAASGVPELVEMDEDMQEILFGKLSQLVGRYQYLVMDLGAGINGTVLSFAAITQMRFIVITPEPTSLTDSYALIKVLHTQHKVSDFNVIVNQVTNEKEARETFDRLNMACEKFLNIKLKNIGFVRYDPSVTEAVRRQIPFIKYAPKSEASRDILNIAVKIQKIRMENMGKLGDRPVIKKFPALSA
- a CDS encoding HU family DNA-binding protein, giving the protein MNKSELIKNLAEEKGLHVDESSEIVDAFVDAIKEALVRGDRVEIRGFGSFKMKEYQGYTGRNPKTGSVVSVTPKKLPFFRPGKELKEFLNG